A portion of the Segatella copri DSM 18205 genome contains these proteins:
- a CDS encoding FKBP-type peptidyl-prolyl cis-trans isomerase — protein METNNKNKFIVVSYALYDVTNGDNGEEMLIERTTDERPFIFISGMGVTLPAFEEKVVNLAKGEEFDFQLDPEQAYGQHYDERVLELDKQIFTVNGQFDAQHVQVGAIIPLQNEDGNHFNAVVKNISDTKVTCDLNHPLAGLKLNFCGQILESREATAEEIAKMAQMISGEGGGCSGGCDNCGGDCKDGNCEGGCEGGCNK, from the coding sequence ATGGAAACAAACAACAAAAACAAGTTTATTGTAGTTTCATACGCACTGTATGATGTAACTAATGGTGACAACGGTGAGGAGATGCTCATCGAGCGCACAACCGACGAGCGTCCGTTCATCTTCATCAGCGGTATGGGTGTTACCCTGCCAGCTTTCGAAGAGAAGGTGGTAAACCTGGCTAAAGGTGAAGAGTTCGACTTCCAGCTGGACCCAGAGCAGGCTTACGGACAGCACTATGATGAGCGCGTACTGGAGCTCGACAAGCAGATTTTTACCGTCAACGGCCAGTTTGATGCACAGCACGTACAGGTAGGCGCTATCATCCCATTGCAGAACGAGGATGGCAACCACTTCAACGCAGTAGTGAAGAACATCAGCGATACAAAGGTAACCTGCGACCTGAACCACCCATTGGCTGGCTTGAAGCTCAACTTCTGCGGTCAGATTCTCGAGAGCCGCGAGGCTACTGCTGAGGAGATTGCCAAGATGGCTCAGATGATCAGCGGCGAAGGTGGCGGCTGCTCAGGTGGCTGCGACAACTGCGGCGGCGACTGCAAGGATGGCAACTGTGAAGGTGGTTGCGAAGGCGGCTGCAACAAGTAA
- the htpG gene encoding molecular chaperone HtpG, which yields MAQKGNIGVTTENIFPVIKKFLYSDHDIFLREMVSNAVDATQKLKTLAAQGDFKGEIGDTTVRVSLDEKAGTLTISDHGIGMTEEEIDKYINQIAFSGVTDFLDKYKENANAIIGHFGLGFYSSFMVASKVEIITKSYKEGSKAVKWSCDGSPAFEIEDADKAERGSDIILHIADDCKEFLQKSKIEELLNKYCKFMAVPVAFGKKTEWKDGKNVETDEDNIINNVEPLWTKAPSTLKDEDYKKFYHTLYPMQDDPLFWIHLNVDFPFNLTGILYFPRIKSSIDMQRNKIQLYCNQVFVTDQVEGIVPEFLTLLYGVIDSPDIPLNVSRSYLQSDSNVKKISTYITKKVADRLNSIFKENRKEFEEKWDDLKIFINYGMLSQEDFYERAKDFALLKDVEGKYFTFEEYKTLIKDNQTDKDGNLVYLYANNKEEQYSYIEAAKQKGYSVLLMEGQLDTPMVNMLEQKLEKSRFTRVDADIIDRLIVKEDAKKTDLSKEQSDNLTEVFRSQMPQLDKTEFFVEIQALGEQNQPVLITQNEYMRRMKAMSQFQAGMNFYGQMPDSYNIVLNSDHALVKKVLEDAEANTAETLKPILAEIKGQEARLAVLHQEQNKKKPEEITQQEKDDVHNTEKAISDEKAKRNEIISGYAKNNNIVHQLIDLALLQNGMLKGASLDAFLKRSVDMIK from the coding sequence ATGGCACAGAAAGGTAATATTGGTGTAACGACAGAGAACATTTTCCCTGTCATCAAGAAATTCTTATATTCAGATCACGACATCTTCCTCCGTGAGATGGTTTCAAACGCCGTAGATGCTACACAGAAGTTGAAGACTCTTGCAGCTCAGGGCGATTTCAAGGGCGAGATAGGCGACACAACCGTTCGTGTCTCTCTCGATGAGAAGGCTGGAACCTTGACTATCAGCGACCATGGTATAGGTATGACTGAGGAGGAAATCGATAAATATATCAACCAGATTGCATTCTCAGGCGTAACTGACTTCCTCGACAAGTATAAGGAGAATGCCAACGCCATCATCGGCCACTTCGGTCTCGGCTTCTATTCTTCTTTCATGGTAGCCAGCAAGGTAGAAATCATCACTAAGAGCTACAAAGAGGGAAGCAAGGCTGTAAAGTGGAGCTGCGATGGTTCACCTGCTTTCGAAATCGAAGATGCAGACAAGGCTGAGCGTGGTTCAGACATCATCCTCCATATTGCTGATGATTGCAAGGAATTCCTGCAGAAGAGCAAGATTGAGGAACTTCTGAACAAGTACTGCAAGTTTATGGCAGTACCTGTAGCCTTCGGCAAGAAGACCGAGTGGAAGGACGGCAAGAATGTGGAGACAGATGAGGATAACATTATTAATAATGTGGAGCCTCTCTGGACCAAGGCTCCTAGCACCTTGAAGGATGAGGACTACAAGAAGTTCTATCACACCCTTTATCCGATGCAGGACGACCCGTTGTTCTGGATTCATCTGAATGTAGACTTCCCATTCAATCTCACGGGTATTCTCTACTTCCCACGCATCAAGAGCAGCATCGACATGCAGCGCAACAAGATTCAGCTCTATTGCAACCAGGTGTTCGTAACCGACCAGGTAGAAGGCATTGTACCAGAATTCCTCACATTGCTTTATGGTGTAATCGATTCACCGGACATTCCGCTGAACGTAAGCCGCAGCTACCTTCAGAGCGACAGTAACGTGAAGAAGATTTCTACCTACATTACCAAGAAGGTAGCCGATCGCTTGAACTCTATCTTCAAGGAGAACCGCAAGGAGTTTGAAGAGAAATGGGATGATCTCAAGATCTTCATCAACTACGGAATGCTCTCTCAGGAAGATTTCTACGAGCGTGCAAAGGACTTCGCACTTCTGAAAGATGTTGAGGGCAAGTACTTTACTTTCGAGGAGTACAAGACGCTGATTAAGGACAACCAGACCGATAAGGATGGCAACCTGGTTTATCTCTATGCCAACAATAAGGAAGAGCAGTATTCTTACATCGAAGCTGCCAAGCAGAAGGGTTATTCTGTACTCCTGATGGAAGGTCAGCTCGATACGCCGATGGTAAACATGCTGGAGCAGAAGCTGGAGAAGAGCCGCTTTACACGTGTTGACGCCGACATCATCGACCGCCTCATCGTGAAGGAAGATGCAAAGAAGACCGATTTGAGCAAAGAGCAGTCTGACAACTTGACAGAAGTATTCCGCTCTCAGATGCCTCAACTCGACAAGACAGAATTCTTTGTAGAGATTCAGGCTTTGGGCGAACAGAACCAGCCAGTGCTCATCACTCAGAACGAGTACATGCGCCGTATGAAGGCGATGAGCCAGTTCCAGGCAGGCATGAACTTCTACGGTCAGATGCCAGACAGCTACAACATCGTACTGAATTCAGACCATGCTCTGGTAAAGAAGGTATTGGAAGATGCTGAGGCCAACACAGCTGAAACATTGAAGCCAATCCTTGCAGAAATCAAGGGTCAGGAAGCCCGCCTTGCCGTACTCCATCAGGAGCAGAACAAGAAGAAGCCAGAAGAGATTACCCAGCAGGAGAAGGATGATGTTCACAACACAGAGAAGGCCATCAGCGATGAGAAGGCTAAGCGCAACGAAATCATCTCGGGCTATGCTAAGAACAACAACATTGTTCACCAGCTCATCGACCTCGCCCTGCTTCAGAATGGTATGTTGAAGGGTGCTTCGCTCGACGCATTCCTCAAGAGAAGCGTTGACATGATTAAGTAA
- the aroC gene encoding chorismate synthase, translating into MRNTFGNLFTLTTFGESHGIAVGGVIDGFPAGIEIDMDFIQSELNRRRPGQSHITTARKEADKVEFLSGVFEGKSTGTPIGFEVRNQNQHSQDYENMRCLFRPSHADFTYNEKYGVRDHRGGGRSSARITIARCVGGALAKLALRKLGISITAYTSQVGSIALEKDYHLYDLNTIEDNPVRCPDQQKAKEMEDLIAQVKGDGDTIGGIITCVIKGCPVGLGEPEFDKLHAQLGAAMLGINAVKGFEYGEGFAGVTARGSEQNDVFIPKADAAETTEDAAVNQDVAARITTKSNHSGGIQGGLSNGQDIYFRVAFKPVATLLMEQNTVDLEGNATTLTARGRHDPCVLPRAVPVVEAMAAMVILDNYLLNQTIKL; encoded by the coding sequence ATGAGGAATACATTTGGTAATCTTTTCACTCTCACTACGTTTGGAGAGAGTCATGGAATAGCTGTAGGAGGTGTTATTGACGGATTTCCTGCAGGCATAGAAATCGACATGGACTTTATCCAGAGCGAGCTGAACCGCCGACGCCCAGGACAGAGCCACATCACTACGGCCAGAAAGGAAGCTGACAAGGTAGAGTTTCTGAGTGGTGTGTTCGAAGGCAAATCAACAGGAACCCCTATCGGCTTTGAAGTGCGTAACCAGAACCAGCATTCTCAGGACTATGAGAACATGCGCTGTCTCTTCCGCCCTTCTCACGCAGATTTCACCTATAACGAGAAGTATGGCGTACGCGACCATCGTGGCGGCGGCCGTTCTTCAGCCCGCATCACCATTGCCCGATGCGTAGGCGGAGCCTTGGCTAAACTTGCCTTGCGAAAGTTGGGCATCAGCATCACGGCTTATACATCGCAGGTGGGCAGCATCGCGCTGGAAAAAGATTATCATCTGTATGACCTTAACACCATAGAAGATAATCCGGTGCGCTGTCCTGACCAGCAGAAGGCGAAGGAGATGGAAGATCTCATCGCCCAGGTTAAGGGTGACGGCGATACGATTGGTGGAATCATCACTTGCGTCATCAAGGGTTGCCCGGTAGGATTGGGCGAGCCTGAGTTTGACAAGCTTCATGCCCAACTGGGTGCTGCCATGCTTGGCATTAACGCCGTGAAGGGTTTTGAATATGGCGAGGGTTTTGCCGGAGTTACTGCCCGCGGAAGTGAGCAGAATGATGTCTTTATCCCGAAGGCTGATGCTGCAGAGACGACAGAAGATGCTGCCGTGAATCAGGATGTTGCTGCCCGTATTACAACAAAGAGCAATCATAGCGGAGGAATACAGGGCGGTTTGAGCAATGGTCAGGACATCTATTTCCGTGTTGCCTTCAAGCCGGTTGCTACTCTGCTGATGGAGCAGAATACGGTAGATTTGGAAGGAAATGCCACCACGCTGACTGCCCGCGGCCGTCATGATCCTTGCGTTTTGCCAAGAGCCGTGCCGGTGGTTGAAGCCATGGCTGCCATGGTTATTCTGGATAATTATCTCTTGAATCAAACAATAAAACTTTAA
- a CDS encoding OmpH family outer membrane protein, whose product MRKNILSSVAIAAVAALSLASCNKSQPQVEAKSESKAPAELKIAYVEVDSIMTQYTFAKEYSSILEKKGQNIQATIAQKGQQLQAAAANFQQKIQQNAYTREQAEAIQAGLQKQNNDLQGLQQRLSNEFAAEQEKYNKALHDSIANYLARYNKDKKYSIIFSKSGDNLLYADKAYDITKEVISGLNKAYKGKLKKEEAAPAKK is encoded by the coding sequence ATGAGAAAGAACATTTTGAGTTCAGTGGCAATTGCAGCTGTTGCTGCCCTGTCATTGGCATCATGCAACAAATCTCAGCCTCAGGTAGAGGCTAAGTCAGAGAGCAAGGCTCCTGCTGAATTGAAGATTGCTTATGTAGAGGTAGACTCTATCATGACTCAGTATACCTTTGCTAAGGAGTATTCTTCTATCTTGGAGAAGAAGGGGCAGAACATTCAGGCTACTATTGCGCAGAAGGGTCAGCAGCTCCAGGCTGCAGCAGCCAACTTCCAGCAGAAGATTCAGCAGAATGCTTATACCCGCGAGCAGGCTGAGGCTATCCAGGCTGGTTTGCAGAAGCAGAACAACGACCTGCAGGGCTTGCAGCAGCGCTTGAGCAACGAGTTTGCTGCTGAGCAGGAGAAGTACAACAAGGCGCTCCACGACAGCATTGCCAACTATCTTGCCCGCTACAACAAGGACAAGAAGTATAGTATCATCTTCTCTAAGAGCGGCGATAACCTGCTCTATGCTGACAAGGCTTACGATATTACAAAAGAGGTGATTTCCGGTTTGAACAAGGCTTACAAGGGTAAGCTGAAGAAAGAGGAGGCTGCTCCTGCTAAAAAGTAA
- the nth gene encoding endonuclease III, whose protein sequence is MLRKERYDFILNHFRSALPNVTTELQFGSAFQLLVATLLSAQCTDKRINMVTPALFARYPDAQHMAQASEEDIYELISSVSYPNAKAKHLAEMSRQLVEMFGGEVPEAADDLEKLAGVGRKTANVIRAVWFGHATMAVDTHVYRVSHRMGLVPKTADTPRKVEDYLMKHIPAEDIPNAHHWILLHGRYICKSTKPLCDKCFFNEYCPKLLKDSKL, encoded by the coding sequence ATGCTTCGTAAGGAAAGATACGATTTTATATTGAATCATTTCAGAAGTGCGCTGCCGAATGTAACTACCGAGTTGCAGTTCGGTAGCGCATTTCAGCTTCTGGTGGCTACTTTGCTTTCTGCGCAATGCACCGACAAACGCATCAACATGGTTACGCCTGCTCTCTTTGCCCGTTATCCTGATGCGCAGCACATGGCACAGGCGAGCGAGGAAGATATTTATGAGTTGATCAGTTCGGTGAGTTATCCGAATGCCAAGGCGAAGCATCTTGCTGAAATGTCTCGCCAGCTGGTTGAGATGTTCGGAGGTGAGGTACCTGAGGCTGCGGATGATTTGGAGAAGTTGGCAGGAGTGGGGCGCAAGACGGCGAATGTGATTCGTGCCGTATGGTTCGGTCATGCTACGATGGCGGTGGATACGCATGTTTACCGTGTGAGTCATCGTATGGGGTTGGTGCCGAAAACGGCAGATACGCCCCGAAAAGTAGAAGATTATCTGATGAAACACATTCCGGCTGAGGATATTCCGAATGCGCATCATTGGATTCTGCTGCATGGCAGATATATTTGCAAGAGTACGAAACCGCTCTGCGATAAATGCTTTTTTAATGAATATTGTCCAAAACTATTAAAGGACAGTAAACTTTAG
- a CDS encoding RNA polymerase sigma factor: MEQTNSNYSIIADYYSEHYNELKLYVMSRSLPADEAEDIVQNTFVRLLRGDKMITPVTLPCFVYTIAKNLIIDYYRRKHKIEEYEHFLGASDWMGRYDVDGESVFSAQQINEILERGIARLTEKRSKVYRLNLFEGMQVSEIAQSLNLGYKAAENRLTLARKEIRDYMKKELAS; the protein is encoded by the coding sequence ATGGAACAAACAAATTCAAATTACAGCATTATTGCTGATTATTACTCTGAACACTACAACGAGCTGAAGTTGTATGTCATGTCCCGTTCGCTTCCGGCAGACGAGGCTGAAGACATCGTGCAGAATACTTTTGTGCGATTACTTCGAGGCGATAAGATGATTACGCCTGTTACTTTACCTTGTTTTGTATACACCATTGCCAAGAATCTGATTATCGATTATTACCGTCGCAAGCATAAGATTGAGGAGTATGAACACTTCCTGGGAGCTAGTGACTGGATGGGAAGATATGATGTTGATGGCGAATCTGTTTTCTCTGCCCAGCAGATCAACGAGATTCTGGAGCGTGGCATTGCCCGGCTCACGGAGAAGAGAAGCAAGGTTTACCGCCTGAATCTCTTCGAAGGAATGCAGGTGAGCGAGATTGCCCAAAGTCTGAACCTCGGATATAAAGCGGCTGAGAATCGTCTGACTCTGGCTAGAAAAGAAATAAGAGATTATATGAAAAAAGAGTTGGCTAGTTAA
- a CDS encoding aminoacyl-histidine dipeptidase, with protein MNKSELKPALVFEQFAKINEIPRPSKHEENMIEFLKSFGEARQLETLVDETGNVLIRKAATPGYEHAETIILQSHMDMVCDKLVDVDFDFHKDAIQTYVDGEWLKAKGTTLGADDGIGCAIELAILASNDIEHGPIECVFTRDEETGLTGAHGMKAGFMTGKMLINLDSEDEGEIFVSCAGGQTTHATFHFSREEAPAGYFFMEASLKGLNGGHSGDDINKKRANAIKILARFLFLENEKLDGSLRLVSFNSGKMHNAIPRDGKIVFAVKNADKELVRADWNIFASEVEDEFHVTEQAMQFNMSSTDAAPVIEKAVADKFIMALQAVDNGPLTTCQDEAIAWMVETSSNVASVMTDESSINIVASQRSNVMSNLENMTNTVKAAFLLAGAEVTVGDKYPAWKMRANSKLTDLAVKAYEKLFGKKPLVKGIHAGLECGLFSERYPELDMVSFGPTLRNVHTPDETLLIPTVEMVWDHLLEILRSVAK; from the coding sequence ATGAATAAAAGTGAATTGAAGCCTGCTCTCGTGTTCGAGCAGTTCGCAAAAATCAACGAAATACCTCGTCCTTCCAAGCACGAGGAGAACATGATTGAGTTTTTGAAATCTTTCGGAGAGGCTCGTCAGCTCGAAACGCTGGTAGATGAAACCGGTAATGTGCTCATCCGTAAAGCTGCCACTCCAGGCTACGAGCATGCTGAAACCATCATCCTACAGAGCCACATGGACATGGTTTGCGATAAACTGGTAGATGTTGATTTCGATTTTCACAAAGACGCCATCCAGACTTACGTAGACGGAGAATGGCTTAAGGCAAAAGGCACTACATTGGGTGCTGACGACGGTATAGGCTGCGCCATCGAGCTGGCTATCCTGGCAAGCAACGATATTGAGCATGGTCCTATCGAGTGCGTCTTTACACGTGATGAAGAAACCGGACTGACTGGTGCTCACGGCATGAAGGCGGGCTTTATGACCGGAAAGATGCTCATCAATCTTGACTCAGAGGATGAGGGCGAAATCTTCGTATCCTGTGCTGGTGGTCAGACAACCCATGCCACTTTCCACTTCTCACGCGAAGAGGCTCCTGCGGGTTATTTCTTCATGGAAGCTTCGCTGAAGGGTCTCAACGGTGGTCACTCGGGCGATGACATCAACAAGAAGCGCGCCAATGCCATCAAGATTCTTGCCCGCTTCCTCTTCCTCGAAAATGAGAAACTGGATGGAAGTCTGCGCCTCGTAAGCTTCAACAGCGGCAAAATGCACAATGCGATTCCTCGCGACGGAAAGATTGTTTTCGCCGTCAAGAATGCTGATAAGGAACTGGTTCGTGCCGACTGGAACATCTTTGCATCAGAAGTAGAAGATGAATTCCACGTAACCGAACAGGCTATGCAGTTTAATATGAGCAGCACCGATGCTGCACCTGTCATCGAGAAAGCAGTAGCTGACAAGTTCATAATGGCTCTCCAGGCTGTAGACAACGGTCCGCTTACTACCTGTCAGGATGAGGCGATTGCCTGGATGGTAGAAACCTCAAGCAATGTGGCAAGCGTGATGACCGATGAAAGCAGCATCAACATCGTAGCTTCTCAGCGAAGTAACGTGATGAGCAATCTGGAGAACATGACCAACACCGTAAAGGCAGCCTTCCTTCTGGCTGGCGCCGAGGTAACTGTAGGCGACAAGTATCCTGCCTGGAAGATGCGCGCCAACAGCAAGCTTACCGACCTGGCTGTGAAGGCTTACGAAAAGCTCTTCGGCAAAAAACCATTGGTAAAGGGTATTCATGCCGGTTTGGAGTGTGGTCTTTTCTCAGAGCGTTATCCTGAGCTCGATATGGTAAGTTTCGGTCCTACCCTTCGCAATGTTCACACCCCAGACGAGACTCTTCTCATTCCTACAGTAGAGATGGTTTGGGATCACTTGCTGGAGATTCTCCGCAGCGTGGCTAAATAA